From one Cyprinus carpio isolate SPL01 chromosome B3, ASM1834038v1, whole genome shotgun sequence genomic stretch:
- the LOC122134443 gene encoding gastrula zinc finger protein XlCGF8.2DB-like: protein MKQTEEHTELIEEKEESEESSEVEEKNHAKTGEKPLSCSQTKLKDLKKRKVKKSFTCTQCGKSLTRKYGLDIHMRVHTGERPYTCSHCDKRFVLSGHLKAHEMIHTGEKPYTCDQCGKSFSRKERLAEHMRVHTGEKPFSCDQCGKSFAKSEKLKYHMNIHTGEKPYKCSHCDKRFRLSEILKAHERIHNREKPYKCKQCGKRFRQKGGLTSHTSIHTGEKPHWCDQCGKCFSQSTKLKKHMNIHTREKLYTCDQCGQTFLWASSLKKHLRVHTQEKPHSCDLCGKSFSHSQTLKLHQKLHTGVRDYMCLRCEKTFISAGNLKVHERIHTGEKPYKCSHCDKRFSQSTHLRTHERIHTGEKPYYCTACGKRFNHLSSLYCHTKNNHSK, encoded by the exons ATGAAACAAACTGAAGAACACACAG aaCTAATTGAAGaaaaagaggagagtgaagaatcaagtgaagttgaggagaaaaatcatgccaaaactggagaaaaacctttgagttgctctcaaaccaaactgaaagatttaaagaaaagaaaagtcaaaaaatctttcacctgcactcagtgtggaaagagtttaaCACGCAAATACGGTCTTGatattcacatgagagttcacactggagagagaccatacacgtgttcacactgtgacaagagattcgtTCTTTCAGGACACCTGAAAGCACATGAgatgatccacactggagagaaaccatacacatgtgatcagtgcgggaagagtttctcgAGAAAAGAACGCCTTGCAgagcacatgagagttcatacaggagagaaaccattctcttgtgatcaatgtgggaagagttttgcaAAATCAGAAAAACTTAAGTATCACATGAatatccacactggagagaaaccgtacaagtgttcacactgcgatAAGAGATTCAGGCTGTCAGAAATCCTGAaagcacatgagaggatccacaacAGAGAGAAACCATACAAATGTAAACAGTGCGGGAAGCGTTTCAGACAAAAAGGAGGCTTGACGTCACATACGagtattcacactggagagaagccgcactggtgtgatcagtgtggaaagtgtttctcACAATCAACAAAACTTAAgaaacacatgaacatccacactagagagaagctgtacacatgtgatcagtgcgggcaAACATTTTTGTGGGCTTCAAGCCTGAAGAAACACCTGAGAGTTCATACACAagagaagccacattcatgtgatttgtgtggaaagagtttttcgcATTCGCAAACTTTGAAATTACATCAGAAACTTCATACTGGTGTGAGAGATTATATGTGCTTAAGATGCGAAAAGACTTTTATTTCAGCGGGCAATTTAAAAGtgcatgagaggattcacactggagagaaaccgtacaagtgttcacactgtgacaagagattcagtcagtcaacACATCTGAGAACacacgagaggatccacactggagagaaaccgtattactgcactgcatgtgggaagCGTTTCAATCATTTATCTTCTCTATACTGTcatacaaaaaacaatcacagtaagtag
- the LOC109074709 gene encoding gastrula zinc finger protein XlCGF57.1-like isoform X1, producing MKRTEKQPELMEENKESEELSEVEDEHHDKPGEKPRSKTKNTFLKKKEVKKSFTCSQCGKSFRRKYNLEIHKRIHTGEKPFTCTQCGKRFSAKPNLDIHMRIHTGERPFTCDQCGTSFIQRPALKEHMKIHTGEKPFKCDQCGKRFTRSRNLKEHLNIHTGEKPFTCTQCGKSFTRKSILKNHMRIHIGLKPFRCEQCGKSFSTKPNFDVHLKVHTGEKPFMCDHCEKRFSNKQCLQVHLRVHTGEKPFTCDHCGKSFSQKPSLMVHMKIHTGERPYVCERCENYFTSKHSLDAHMRVHTGEKPFKCDQCGKRFTRLRSLRAHMMIHTGEKPFTCDQCGKSFRRKHSHEIHLRVHTGEKPHVCHQCGKGFFLSAHLKTHMKIHTGEKLFTCDHCEKRFSHKQNLKVHMRIHTGEKPFTCDQCGKAFIRASVLKAHLTVHTKEKPHSCSVCGKRFSLPQTLQVHQKTHTAVREYMCFECKKTFTSARYLKQHQIIHTGEKPYKCSHCDMRFNQSSNLKTHERIHSREKPYKCSHCHKRFSQPAYLKLHESIHTGEKPHTCDQCGKSFAIKSYLKIHEKIHAVEKPDQRSLKSQPDGHEPERKNRRRKKL from the exons atgaaACGCACTGAAAAACAACCAg AGCTGATGGAAGAGAACAAGGAGAGTGAAGAACTGAGTGAAGTGGAGGATGAACATCATGACAAACCTGGAGAAAAACCTCGCTCAAagaccaaaaatacatttttaaagaaaaaagaagtcaagaaatctttcacctgcagtcagtgtggaaagagtttcagaagGAAATATAATCTAGAGATTCACAAGaggatccacaccggagagaaaccgtttacatgcactcagtgtggaaagcgTTTCTCAGCCAAGCCTAATCTTGATAttcacatgagaatccacaccgGAGAGAGGCCTTTCACATGCGATCAATGTGGGACGAGCTTCATTCAAAGACCAGCTCTTAAAGAACACATgaagatccacactggagagaagccgttcaaatgtgatcagtgtgggaaacGTTTCACGAGATCAAGAAACCTTAAAGAACACTTGAatatccacaccggagagaagccgttcacatgcactcagtgcggaaagagtttcACAAGGAAATCTATTCTAAAGaatcacatgaggatccacattGGACTCAAGCCGTTCAGATGTGaacagtgcgggaagagtttctcCACTAAACCAAATTTTGATGTTCACCTGAAAGTTCATACCGGAGAAAAGCCGTTTATGTGTGATCATTGTGAAAAGAGATTCTCAAACAAACAATGTCTTCAGGTTCACTTGAgggttcacactggagaaaaacccttCACATGTGATCACTGCGGGAAGAGCTTCAGTCAAAAACCAAGTCTTATGGTACACATGAAgatccacaccggagagagaCCGTATGTATGCGAACGATGTGAAAACTATTTCACATCCAAACACAGTCTTGATGCTCACATGAGAgtacacactggagagaagccgttcaagtgtgatcagtgtgggaaacGTTTCACGAGATTAAGAAGCCTTAGAGCACACATgatgatccacactggagaaaagccgttcacatgtgatcagtgtggaaagagtttcagacgCAAACACAGTCATGAGATTCACTTGAGAGTTCATACCGGAGAGAAGCCGCATGTGTGCCATCAGTGTGGGAAGGGTTTCTTCCTATCAGCACACCttaaaacacacatgaaaatccacactggagagaaactgttcACGTGTGATCACTGTGAAAAGAGATTCTCACACAAACAAAATCTAAAGGttcacatgagaatccacaccggagagaagccgttcacgtGTGATCAGTGCGGCAAAGCATTTATTAGGGCTTCAGTCCTGAAGGCACACCTGacagttcatacaaaggagaaaccGCATTCATGTTCTGTGTGTGGAAAGAGATTTTCACTGCCGCAAACTTTACAAGTCCATCAGAAAACACATACTgctgtgagagagtacatgtgctttgagtgtaaAAAGACTTTCACTTCAGCACGCTATTTAAAACAGCACCAGAttattcacactggagaaaaaccttacaagtgttcacactgtgatatGAGATTCAATCAGTcttcaaatctgaaaacacacgaGCGGATCCACAGcagagagaaaccttacaagtgttcacactgtcacaagagattcagtcagccAGCATATCTGAAATTACACGAGtcgatccacactggagagaagccgcacacgtgtgatcagtgcggaaagagtttcGCTATTAAAAGTTACCTGAAGATACACGAGAAGATCCACGCAGTGGAGAAACCAGATCAACGCAGTCTCAAATCACA accTGATGGACATGaaccagaaagaaaaaacagaagaagaaaaaaattgtga
- the LOC109074709 gene encoding gastrula zinc finger protein XlCGF57.1-like isoform X2, with product MEENKESEELSEVEDEHHDKPGEKPRSKTKNTFLKKKEVKKSFTCSQCGKSFRRKYNLEIHKRIHTGEKPFTCTQCGKRFSAKPNLDIHMRIHTGERPFTCDQCGTSFIQRPALKEHMKIHTGEKPFKCDQCGKRFTRSRNLKEHLNIHTGEKPFTCTQCGKSFTRKSILKNHMRIHIGLKPFRCEQCGKSFSTKPNFDVHLKVHTGEKPFMCDHCEKRFSNKQCLQVHLRVHTGEKPFTCDHCGKSFSQKPSLMVHMKIHTGERPYVCERCENYFTSKHSLDAHMRVHTGEKPFKCDQCGKRFTRLRSLRAHMMIHTGEKPFTCDQCGKSFRRKHSHEIHLRVHTGEKPHVCHQCGKGFFLSAHLKTHMKIHTGEKLFTCDHCEKRFSHKQNLKVHMRIHTGEKPFTCDQCGKAFIRASVLKAHLTVHTKEKPHSCSVCGKRFSLPQTLQVHQKTHTAVREYMCFECKKTFTSARYLKQHQIIHTGEKPYKCSHCDMRFNQSSNLKTHERIHSREKPYKCSHCHKRFSQPAYLKLHESIHTGEKPHTCDQCGKSFAIKSYLKIHEKIHAVEKPDQRSLKSQPDGHEPERKNRRRKKL from the exons ATGGAAGAGAACAAGGAGAGTGAAGAACTGAGTGAAGTGGAGGATGAACATCATGACAAACCTGGAGAAAAACCTCGCTCAAagaccaaaaatacatttttaaagaaaaaagaagtcaagaaatctttcacctgcagtcagtgtggaaagagtttcagaagGAAATATAATCTAGAGATTCACAAGaggatccacaccggagagaaaccgtttacatgcactcagtgtggaaagcgTTTCTCAGCCAAGCCTAATCTTGATAttcacatgagaatccacaccgGAGAGAGGCCTTTCACATGCGATCAATGTGGGACGAGCTTCATTCAAAGACCAGCTCTTAAAGAACACATgaagatccacactggagagaagccgttcaaatgtgatcagtgtgggaaacGTTTCACGAGATCAAGAAACCTTAAAGAACACTTGAatatccacaccggagagaagccgttcacatgcactcagtgcggaaagagtttcACAAGGAAATCTATTCTAAAGaatcacatgaggatccacattGGACTCAAGCCGTTCAGATGTGaacagtgcgggaagagtttctcCACTAAACCAAATTTTGATGTTCACCTGAAAGTTCATACCGGAGAAAAGCCGTTTATGTGTGATCATTGTGAAAAGAGATTCTCAAACAAACAATGTCTTCAGGTTCACTTGAgggttcacactggagaaaaacccttCACATGTGATCACTGCGGGAAGAGCTTCAGTCAAAAACCAAGTCTTATGGTACACATGAAgatccacaccggagagagaCCGTATGTATGCGAACGATGTGAAAACTATTTCACATCCAAACACAGTCTTGATGCTCACATGAGAgtacacactggagagaagccgttcaagtgtgatcagtgtgggaaacGTTTCACGAGATTAAGAAGCCTTAGAGCACACATgatgatccacactggagaaaagccgttcacatgtgatcagtgtggaaagagtttcagacgCAAACACAGTCATGAGATTCACTTGAGAGTTCATACCGGAGAGAAGCCGCATGTGTGCCATCAGTGTGGGAAGGGTTTCTTCCTATCAGCACACCttaaaacacacatgaaaatccacactggagagaaactgttcACGTGTGATCACTGTGAAAAGAGATTCTCACACAAACAAAATCTAAAGGttcacatgagaatccacaccggagagaagccgttcacgtGTGATCAGTGCGGCAAAGCATTTATTAGGGCTTCAGTCCTGAAGGCACACCTGacagttcatacaaaggagaaaccGCATTCATGTTCTGTGTGTGGAAAGAGATTTTCACTGCCGCAAACTTTACAAGTCCATCAGAAAACACATACTgctgtgagagagtacatgtgctttgagtgtaaAAAGACTTTCACTTCAGCACGCTATTTAAAACAGCACCAGAttattcacactggagaaaaaccttacaagtgttcacactgtgatatGAGATTCAATCAGTcttcaaatctgaaaacacacgaGCGGATCCACAGcagagagaaaccttacaagtgttcacactgtcacaagagattcagtcagccAGCATATCTGAAATTACACGAGtcgatccacactggagagaagccgcacacgtgtgatcagtgcggaaagagtttcGCTATTAAAAGTTACCTGAAGATACACGAGAAGATCCACGCAGTGGAGAAACCAGATCAACGCAGTCTCAAATCACA accTGATGGACATGaaccagaaagaaaaaacagaagaagaaaaaaattgtga